The following proteins are encoded in a genomic region of Glycine max cultivar Williams 82 chromosome 18, Glycine_max_v4.0, whole genome shotgun sequence:
- the LOC100779678 gene encoding RING-H2 finger protein ATL47: MNWVHSQICHSTDAINNPSSICSSSSSASLPYSSGYKKQLASPPPLASSSGTRISPALVFIFVILAIVFFISGLLHFLVRFLIRHRSSSSSSISQSNRYPDDMSESDDPYQRQLQQLFHLHDSGLDQALIDALPVFLYKDIIGLKEPFDCAVCLCQFSEQDMLRLLPLCNHAFHIDCIDTWLLSNSTCPLCRGSLYDPGFAFENPVYDLEGVREEDGVSGSVPGEGVCDNKHAENHTISGKRVFSVRLGKFRSSNIVEGVETGGGGESSTSNLDVRRCYSMGSFQYVVADSDLQVALCPNRGDGGGVSDSSMRQLKGRLTNYGNSSTDDVEGKKINITRKGESFSVSKIWQWSKKDKVSISQENHLGGSNVTAALPWVNRALGT; the protein is encoded by the coding sequence ATGAATTGGGTTCACTCTCAAATCTGCCATAGTACTGATGCTATCAACAACCCTAGTAgtatttgttcttcttcttcttctgcatcatTGCCTTATAGTTCCGGCTACAAGAAACAACTAGCCTCTCCTCCTCCTCTAGCTTCTTCATCTGGCACCAGAATAAGCCCTGCACTTGTTTTCATCTTTGTCATTCTAGCAATTGTGTTCTTCATCTCTGGtctccttcactttcttgttagATTCCTCATAAGGCACAGGtcctcttcttcatcatcaatttCTCAGTCTAATAGGTACCCTGATGACATGTCTGAATCTGATGATCCTTACCAGAGGCAGCTACAGCAGCTCTTCCATCTCCATGACTCAGGCCTGGATCAGGCCCTCATAGATGCCCTCCCAGTTTTCCTCTACAAAGACATCATAGGGTTAAAGGAGCCATTTGATTGTGCAGTGTGCCTTTGCCAGTTCTCAGAACAAGATATGCTGAGGCTGCTTCCCCTTTGCAACCATGCTTTCCACATTGATTGCATAGACACATGGCTGCTGTCAAATTCAACCTGTCCTCTCTGTAGAGGGAGTCTTTATGATCCAGGCTTTGCCTTTGAAAACCCAGTTTATGACCTTGAGGGTGTGAGGGAAGAAGATGGGGTTTCCGGAAGTGTTCCTGGTGAGGGTGTTTGTGACAACAAGCATGCAGAAAACCACACAATAAGTGGGAAAAGGGTGTTTTCTGTGAGGCTTGGGAAGTTTAGAAGCTCAAATATTGTTGAGGGGGTGGAAACAGGGGGTGGAGGTGAGAGTAGTACAAGTAATTTGGATGTTAGGAGATGTTATTCAATGGGGTCATTCCAGTATGTGGTTGCTGATTCAGATTTGCAAGTGGCTTTGTGCCCCAATAGAGGTGATGGTGGAGGTGTTAGTGATAGCAGTATGAGACAATTGAAAGGGAGATTGACCAATTATGGAAATTCTTCCACTGATGATGTTGAGgggaaaaaaatcaatattactAGGAAAGGTGAAAGCTTTTCTGTTTCCAAGATCTGGCAATGGTCTAAGAAGGACAAGGTTTCAATTTCACAAGAAAACCATTTGGGTGGTTCTAATGTCACTGCAGCTCTGCCGTGGGTGAATAGAGCTCTAGGTACATGA